Proteins co-encoded in one Leptospira inadai serovar Lyme str. 10 genomic window:
- a CDS encoding bactofilin family protein has product MALVKNSSEVTNSTIGENSYFSGKFFINGSLKIDGKFEGKSLQAEQLYIGVSGKVKTNITAASVIVEGIVIGNITARNRVMLLPTSLILGDIRTPELIIQNGVTLEGRCMISSDLKHSNKERIELEYSKDSLSLEKLFGKQTGKEA; this is encoded by the coding sequence ATGGCACTTGTTAAGAACTCTTCCGAAGTCACCAATTCCACGATCGGCGAAAATTCCTACTTTAGCGGGAAATTCTTCATTAACGGATCCTTGAAGATCGATGGAAAGTTCGAAGGCAAGTCTCTTCAAGCGGAACAGTTGTATATCGGTGTTTCCGGTAAGGTAAAAACGAATATCACCGCTGCCAGTGTTATCGTGGAAGGTATCGTGATCGGGAATATCACTGCTCGAAATCGAGTCATGCTTCTTCCTACAAGTTTGATTCTAGGCGATATTCGGACTCCGGAATTAATCATCCAAAACGGAGTGACCCTGGAGGGACGTTGCATGATCTCCAGCGATCTAAAGCATTCGAATAAGGAAAGAATCGAGTTGGAGTATTCTAAGGATTCTCTCAGCCTCGAAAAACTTTTCGGAAAGCAAACCGGCAAGGAAGCGTAA
- a CDS encoding RNA polymerase sigma factor: MEHFFRHEYGRLVAMLSRRVGVQHIEDVEDIVQSSLITALETWIITGLPDNPSAWLYRVAYNKLMGELRQQTTRLRILKQNAKEEISGPDNDQEIFLEREVRDDLLLMLFVSCNEMIPLESQLVLALKTLCGFSIREIALRLFTSEANIYKRLGRARSCLRKLPPYTGELTAAQYSSRLPSVNKVLYLLFTEGYLSSHAFQPIRKELCDEAIRLTTLLAEHSIGQNSETFALLALMHLQSARMPARQDESGGLLLLEEQNRNLWDQRGILIGLEWLAKSANGDKFTKYHAEAGIAAEHCLAPSFREIRWERIVEYYLILEKIAPSALQKLNYAVAVAELEGPAEGLAILDGFEPPSRLSSSYIWSAVLADLHRRCGNIEMTNFYRDAAFEAALSPPVKELLRRRLGSGDIS, from the coding sequence GTGGAGCACTTCTTCCGACATGAGTATGGTAGACTCGTTGCCATGCTATCACGTCGCGTTGGAGTGCAACATATCGAAGACGTCGAGGATATAGTTCAGTCTTCGTTAATTACTGCGCTCGAAACATGGATAATAACGGGCTTGCCGGATAATCCCTCGGCCTGGCTTTATCGAGTAGCGTACAATAAGCTGATGGGAGAATTGCGACAGCAAACGACCCGCCTACGAATTTTGAAACAAAATGCGAAGGAAGAAATCTCAGGTCCCGATAACGATCAAGAGATATTTTTAGAGAGGGAAGTACGAGATGACTTATTGTTAATGCTATTTGTCTCCTGTAACGAAATGATTCCCTTGGAGTCGCAGCTTGTGTTGGCTCTAAAAACTCTTTGCGGTTTTAGTATACGAGAGATTGCACTTCGATTATTTACGAGTGAGGCAAATATATATAAGCGTCTCGGTCGAGCTCGAAGCTGCTTGCGAAAACTTCCGCCTTACACCGGAGAACTTACCGCCGCGCAGTACTCCTCGCGACTTCCGAGCGTAAACAAAGTATTGTATCTTTTATTTACGGAAGGCTACCTTTCTTCTCATGCTTTCCAGCCGATCCGAAAGGAACTTTGCGATGAAGCGATACGACTTACGACTCTCCTTGCGGAACATTCAATAGGTCAGAATTCGGAAACATTTGCTTTATTAGCCTTAATGCATTTACAGTCGGCACGAATGCCGGCTCGTCAGGATGAATCCGGAGGCTTGCTTTTGCTGGAGGAGCAGAACAGAAATCTTTGGGATCAACGAGGAATTTTGATCGGGTTAGAATGGTTAGCCAAATCCGCAAACGGAGATAAGTTTACTAAGTATCACGCGGAAGCGGGGATCGCGGCGGAACACTGTCTAGCTCCCTCGTTTCGGGAAATTCGCTGGGAAAGGATCGTTGAATACTATTTGATATTGGAAAAAATCGCCCCCTCGGCGCTTCAAAAGTTGAATTACGCAGTTGCCGTGGCGGAATTGGAAGGTCCGGCCGAGGGACTCGCAATTCTTGACGGTTTTGAACCGCCGTCTCGGTTATCGAGTTCTTATATTTGGTCTGCGGTTCTTGCAGACTTGCACCGGAGATGCGGAAATATCGAGATGACAAATTTTTATAGAGATGCGGCGTTTGAGGCTGCCCTCTCTCCGCCTGTGAAGGAACTTTTACGAAGACGGCTCGGGTCCGGGGATATCAGTTAA
- a CDS encoding YciI family protein, producing the protein MPNQKYLCIQRGQSGKVDKPSPAEMEEMYAIFNTWKEKFRDNIVDMGGRLKGGKIVTSDGVTDGPFTETKEMIGGYMIISAKSLEEAIEVARQCPGVVRPGSSVEVREINVP; encoded by the coding sequence ATGCCAAATCAGAAGTATTTATGTATCCAAAGGGGACAATCCGGAAAAGTCGATAAGCCGTCTCCGGCAGAAATGGAGGAAATGTATGCCATATTCAACACCTGGAAAGAAAAGTTCCGGGATAATATCGTCGATATGGGCGGGAGACTGAAGGGAGGAAAAATTGTAACCTCGGACGGAGTTACCGACGGGCCCTTTACGGAGACGAAGGAAATGATCGGTGGCTATATGATTATCTCTGCTAAAAGTTTGGAAGAAGCGATAGAGGTAGCTCGTCAATGTCCGGGAGTGGTAAGACCTGGATCAAGCGTTGAGGTTAGAGAGATCAACGTACCTTGA
- a CDS encoding NADase-type glycan-binding domain-containing protein, which yields MQSTEPEGKFDIRYLSDNDEKTAWCTDKGPKDEYIFIAGETQANESYPDMESVRFDLTLKIYNGYGEHPELFQANNRIKKATLRIYEAAIGVSQDSKIGAYIAKGPIFSEELVFEFEDKPIKQSKIIPFQLKMKTKNKEKSGGVQLVGKFIINEVYKGKKYNDTCISELHLYITR from the coding sequence TTGCAAAGCACCGAACCTGAAGGAAAATTCGATATAAGGTATTTGAGCGATAACGACGAAAAGACGGCTTGGTGTACCGACAAGGGGCCAAAAGATGAATATATATTTATTGCAGGTGAAACACAAGCTAATGAAAGTTATCCGGATATGGAGAGTGTTCGATTTGATTTAACATTAAAGATATATAATGGATATGGCGAACATCCGGAATTGTTCCAGGCAAATAATCGGATCAAAAAGGCTACATTAAGAATCTATGAGGCTGCCATCGGGGTATCTCAGGATTCGAAAATAGGGGCTTACATTGCGAAAGGTCCTATTTTCTCGGAGGAATTGGTTTTTGAATTTGAGGATAAGCCTATTAAGCAAAGCAAAATTATCCCATTCCAGTTAAAGATGAAAACGAAAAATAAAGAAAAGTCTGGAGGCGTTCAATTGGTCGGCAAATTCATAATTAACGAAGTTTATAAGGGTAAAAAATATAATGACACTTGCATAAGCGAACTCCATTTGTATATTACCCGGTAA
- a CDS encoding PdxA family dehydrogenase → MDRILITEGDPCGIGPDLLEHSYSRVKSLSKDVFILLIRSQTKSPKKGWTSVEDPAAISRPGLYTWNTLALTPREEARLTVGKPSIESGKAAYSSLLAAIQLQKRFGGNLVTLPLSKEWVLRSGVKGFRGHTETLADSYDRKTYMLMAGRELNVLTLTTHVPLIKVPFYLKKIHVPSLIAAIRSAPLEKRKEIAFLGLNPHAGEGGQIGTEEKSILEPMISSFKKSGLNVVGPISADAAFTEQNRRRFSLFLSCYHDQGLIPFKMWEGKYGVNMTLGLDFLRVSPDHGTAFDIAGKGLADPESLLQCLDWASGKLPKINKIRRQK, encoded by the coding sequence TTGGATCGCATCCTTATCACTGAAGGAGATCCCTGCGGGATCGGGCCTGATCTCTTAGAGCATTCCTATTCGAGAGTCAAGTCCTTGTCCAAGGATGTTTTCATTCTTCTAATTCGATCTCAGACAAAATCCCCCAAGAAAGGCTGGACATCCGTTGAAGATCCGGCGGCGATTTCTCGGCCTGGACTCTATACATGGAATACTCTAGCCTTGACTCCCAGGGAAGAAGCACGTCTAACTGTAGGTAAGCCTTCGATCGAATCCGGAAAGGCTGCCTATTCGTCTCTCCTGGCAGCCATCCAATTACAAAAACGTTTCGGGGGAAATTTGGTCACGCTGCCTTTGAGCAAGGAATGGGTTTTGCGTTCGGGAGTAAAGGGTTTCCGAGGTCATACCGAGACGCTTGCGGATTCCTACGATCGTAAAACGTACATGTTGATGGCTGGGCGTGAGTTGAACGTACTAACCTTGACCACTCATGTTCCTTTAATAAAGGTTCCTTTCTACTTGAAAAAAATACATGTGCCGAGTTTAATCGCCGCCATCCGTTCCGCTCCTTTAGAAAAGCGGAAGGAGATCGCATTTTTAGGATTGAATCCTCATGCGGGAGAAGGTGGACAAATCGGAACCGAGGAAAAATCCATTTTAGAACCTATGATTTCCTCTTTCAAGAAGTCGGGACTGAATGTGGTAGGACCGATCTCCGCCGATGCGGCGTTTACCGAGCAGAATCGACGCCGCTTTTCGTTGTTTCTTTCTTGTTATCATGATCAGGGACTGATACCGTTTAAAATGTGGGAAGGTAAATACGGGGTGAATATGACTCTGGGATTGGATTTTTTACGAGTTTCTCCCGACCACGGAACCGCCTTCGACATCGCCGGAAAAGGATTAGCAGATCCGGAAAGTTTGCTTCAATGCTTGGATTGGGCTTCCGGAAAATTACCCAAAATAAATAAAATCCGGAGACAGAAATGA
- a CDS encoding lytic transglycosylase domain-containing protein produces the protein MKKTVLVTLLFLVVDSLLGNDDVKYLTKSYSLEKIRRIFRERHPTTESEVYAMVRFHETHPDGDGNSRYRYLVSLLKGKMVAGVSREDLLEVIANPLPSTSAITKVAYWKLYEEMAKRKALSSGELITYLKKFPQQYDPIYRNSVSEILKILYETNQFKEAKEYAESFAEKDRREYFGTMANYRYGKALYKFGEFQKGEAILYGLMEDANTPSYVKKDIFTDLKTWKGESFYRSLPPEKGVHFLSFLSANDRKSYLSSHSNFGSVQFEKPESFKAAATILVLYQPERIPSILSRYKGFANSNSDFTAAMSRELSNQSLGAQALKVLEDVSPPSTDEVEYAYARAYKKLGNRDKYFSRLLASLERNPYNLTRQDELIDLITGDQTHFLEDSYWKDALRRIPNLPVKGRLVYWYLRNLKNKGRSDELRDWLKSYYRSIPGSYYTRVIREEFSGEISQISQPESPLRNKESLFEYLSLTAGDPKFAGKIVGRDLEFAYFPEAFQLDTRIDSAHSRIRGNQLLQNARDYLEIGEMVYATALVDKYKSQNGIGDEERDEILAALGEATGNQYLTVFHIRNLMKKQRIPDDAILLPSKLASRIYPRPHRDLVTRYSQSFGIDEDIVYAVMRQESFFKENAVSVSNARGLMQIMGATGKGLAQGLGLGPYSLFDPEISVQMGARFLKYLLSNNENDLKWASIAYNGGPGNLRKWKRNHYRGDFNHFLEELPLKEPRDYCRIVTSNYYNYQTLRQYKNR, from the coding sequence ATGAAAAAGACGGTTCTCGTAACTCTACTATTTCTAGTTGTCGACAGTCTTTTAGGGAACGACGACGTAAAATACCTGACCAAGTCCTATAGTTTGGAAAAAATCAGACGCATCTTCCGAGAGCGTCACCCGACCACCGAATCCGAAGTTTATGCGATGGTCCGTTTTCATGAAACCCATCCAGACGGCGACGGAAACTCAAGATATCGATATTTAGTTTCCTTACTAAAAGGCAAAATGGTCGCCGGCGTGAGTCGAGAGGATCTTTTAGAAGTGATCGCCAATCCTCTACCTTCTACAAGCGCAATAACAAAGGTCGCATATTGGAAATTGTATGAGGAAATGGCAAAACGAAAAGCCCTTTCCTCGGGAGAATTAATAACCTATCTCAAAAAATTTCCTCAGCAATACGATCCGATCTACAGGAACTCAGTCTCCGAAATTTTAAAAATTCTCTACGAAACCAATCAATTTAAAGAGGCTAAAGAATACGCGGAGTCTTTTGCCGAGAAAGACCGACGGGAATATTTCGGAACAATGGCAAACTATCGCTACGGAAAAGCACTGTATAAATTCGGCGAGTTCCAAAAAGGGGAAGCGATTCTTTACGGATTGATGGAAGACGCGAATACTCCCTCGTACGTGAAAAAGGATATCTTTACGGATTTAAAAACCTGGAAAGGAGAATCTTTCTACCGATCTCTTCCCCCGGAAAAAGGGGTTCATTTTCTATCCTTCCTTTCCGCAAACGATCGAAAATCGTATCTTTCCTCTCATTCCAATTTCGGCTCCGTCCAGTTCGAAAAGCCGGAAAGTTTTAAAGCGGCGGCAACGATCCTAGTCTTATACCAACCGGAACGCATTCCTTCCATCCTTTCCAGATACAAGGGATTCGCTAACTCCAATTCCGATTTTACCGCAGCCATGTCCCGGGAACTCTCCAACCAAAGTCTAGGCGCTCAGGCTCTAAAAGTATTGGAAGACGTCTCTCCCCCTTCCACCGATGAAGTCGAATATGCGTATGCAAGAGCCTATAAGAAATTAGGAAATCGGGATAAATATTTCTCGCGCCTTCTCGCTTCTTTGGAACGCAATCCTTACAACTTAACCCGCCAAGACGAACTGATCGATCTGATCACGGGAGACCAAACTCATTTTTTAGAGGATTCTTATTGGAAGGATGCTTTACGAAGAATTCCGAATCTTCCCGTAAAAGGGAGACTCGTCTATTGGTATCTTCGAAATCTCAAGAATAAGGGCAGATCGGACGAACTTAGAGATTGGTTAAAATCGTATTATCGTTCCATTCCCGGTTCCTATTATACGAGAGTGATAAGAGAAGAGTTTTCGGGCGAGATCTCGCAAATTTCGCAACCGGAGAGTCCGTTACGAAACAAGGAGAGCTTATTCGAATATCTTTCGCTTACGGCGGGGGATCCCAAATTCGCCGGCAAAATCGTGGGTCGGGATTTGGAATTCGCTTATTTCCCGGAAGCGTTTCAATTAGATACTCGAATCGACTCGGCCCACAGTAGAATCCGAGGCAATCAGCTTCTACAAAACGCCCGGGATTATTTGGAGATAGGCGAGATGGTTTATGCCACGGCCTTAGTCGATAAGTACAAGTCCCAAAACGGAATCGGGGACGAGGAACGGGACGAAATTTTAGCCGCTTTAGGGGAAGCCACCGGAAACCAATATTTAACGGTTTTCCATATTCGTAATTTAATGAAAAAGCAACGGATTCCCGACGACGCGATTCTTCTTCCGTCCAAACTCGCTTCCAGAATTTATCCCCGCCCTCATCGGGATTTAGTGACTAGGTATTCCCAATCCTTCGGCATCGACGAAGACATAGTGTATGCCGTCATGAGACAGGAATCCTTTTTTAAGGAAAATGCGGTCTCGGTCTCCAACGCTCGCGGATTGATGCAGATTATGGGCGCGACGGGAAAAGGATTGGCGCAAGGACTCGGATTAGGCCCGTATTCGCTCTTCGATCCGGAAATATCCGTACAGATGGGCGCGAGATTCCTGAAATATCTTTTATCCAATAATGAAAACGACTTAAAGTGGGCTTCGATCGCCTATAACGGCGGCCCGGGTAATTTGAGAAAATGGAAACGGAATCACTATCGAGGAGACTTTAATCATTTTCTGGAAGAACTTCCGCTCAAAGAGCCGCGTGATTATTGCAGAATCGTAACGTCCAACTATTACAATTACCAGACTCTGAGGCAGTACAAGAACCGCTAA